The genomic region ctgaggataaaagagaaaatgaaaaaaatattgaggCAGTTGGAGAGCCAAAACAGGGAAAATGGTagtagaaatacaaaaaaaatagatataaattcaatataaatccaagaaaaagcaaagttggaaagaaataaaataggagTCCTGATAATAGGAAAAAGATTCTGCAGCAATGTCTCCTGATAACACAAGAACGAAAAGTGTAAATCAAGTTATCAGAGAAGCCAAAGagagtaaatttttaaatgttttactatCTCTTTTGCCATGTAGAAAATTATATTAACTTCCCATTTTGTACAATTAAGGgtgaacaaataataaaataggtaATTTGTGTGTATAGATAAAttccaaattttatattttgatataatGACTTCATTTGAAAtaacataaattatataaaagcaaataatccAAAACTATCCAGACAGgaaagaataaattagaaaattactTAAATAGAGCCCTCTTTATACTTTCATGATTAAGAATGGTCAAAGACCCATACAATTTTAGCATAAGAAGGAGTCTTAGAGTTCATTCACACCAAACCCTCAATGTCtcagaagaggcagagagagtgaTGAGAAGTGATTTGTTCAAAGCTAGAGAGAAACGGACTTAGGACTAGAACTTACTCCTTCTTTCATTCACTTAGCGGTCAGGAAATCCTGCCATGTGCCCGACAAGGTACAAAAATTGGTGAACTTTGTTCCTGGCTCTCAAGTTGCTGTCAGAGTGGCAGTGTTGAGGGTGGGTAAAAGAGACCCATAAACTCTACTAGAGCCATTAGTGTGCATCAGTAAAATAAACAGTGCTTTAAAACCCACATTTCATATGTCAAAACTCAGTCATTGAGAACTCTCATTTTGAGAGCTTCAAACCAGGGTGGTACATAAAATAACAAAGGAGAATCCTTCACCAAAGAAGGATAAATAGGATCCTAGGTTGTAGATTTCCTAACAGGTCTTCCATATAATATATGTCTTTAATCAGTACCAGCAACATCAGCACTCCGTTATTACCCTTCTTTGatgcagaataaatgaatgattctcttttttaaaaatatttatttatatatttggccataatgggtcttcgttgtggcacacgggctcttagTTTCGGCGTGcaagatctagttccccgaccagggatcgaacctgggctccctgcatttggagggcagagtcttaaccactggaccaccagggaagtccctgaatgatTCTTAAACACTGTCAGTTGTGTAGCTAAAAATGCATGATTTGCCTAAACTCTCTTTTCAAACATTGTGCATGAAAGTATGGTTTTGCAATTGATGCCAAATAAACTTGTgtatgaaaaacaacaacaacaacaactgttTACTTAGCACATTATTACCTGAACTTGGGTTTACAAAAAAGAGGCCAAAAAAAATTGTGCGGCAATCACAGAGTAAGATTATGATGATAAAATGAGTCCAATGAGTGAAAGAACTAATCATAGCTGTAAAAATGCCAAGGTCTGAACAGTGAGAGTTTTGTGACCAGCTATGACACAGGTCCTTGTCACAGGCCCCAGAGGGCAGCTCAGAACCACACTGATTCAGGTTCCTATGTGCCCTGTAAGCACTCTAAGTATTACTCTAaggattactattttttttaacatgacatGTAGTTCTCGTTACTAACCACAGCATGACATAAAATCAGGTGACCAGGAAACCAGATAACCTCTcacactgttttttattttattttgttattaacaATCATTGTTCTTAAATGATAGAATTAAATGTGAGCTCTAGTCAAAAGTTCCTTTAGAGGGCTTTaagcaaatgtttaaaataaaatctttaacccCTCTGCCTATTTGTTGAATCTGAAAATACTTGCACAGAGATATATAATCAGCCTTGAACAGTAGGAGTCTTTCATTTTCCACCTACTGATTTTACGGGGAtaaattaaaacagcaaacaaCCAATGTTGAAATGTCAAGGCTAAAATGTCACAGAAACATAAGTTCAGTAAAGTAGCATCTTCTGTTCTGAGTAGTCTGATGACACAGTTATCGCTGTGCCTTTAAGGATGTGGATGTGACCGTAACATCGCCGAGCTTCGTGGCTGCAACCTTAACATTTCCTGTCACAGTCTTTGAGTCAATCCTCATGCCCACACAATAGAGCgagtttccatttcattcttgAGTTCACACAGGTAGGTGGGTGGGTATGTGCTCAAACTCAGAGATGCATTATCATACTAATCCAAGTCCATTAATCTCattgctctgattttttttttctttcttttgaaattaaataattctTTCTCTCCTGCCCTCCACTGCTTGGTAATAACTCAAAAAAGCACTGGAAAGAGTCAAGAGCTGGGCTACTACTTGACCAGTGACTCTCCAAGATCCTTTACTTCTTCATGCTTCAGTAtcctttgtaaaatgagattCATAATATCTGGCCCAATTCTACAGATGGCCAGAATAAAAGCATTTAAAGTGTTTTGGGAGAAAAGCATTAAGAATACTGTGACGTTAAAAAAGCAAATGATACAAAATAAGAAGATGAATACAGcaaataaataacagaagaaaTTGACAATCTTGAACAATGTTGTTACtgactctctctcttctctctttgctACCTAATCTCAAAATATCTTGCAGCTCCATAGTGGTTGAAGTTTGTGTTCATACTGCCAAATGCTCTAAGTCATTATAGGTGGtggaccccaaagagcttttacTTATGTGAATTCTATCTAATGGTATTTATCATATTACCTGTTAAACtgagaaattttcaaaatattatttcaaatcaAGACAACAAAGTGTACTTAGTTTTTGTTGTGTTCCTGCCTAGGCTCAAAGAAAAGCTCAAGATTTCAGATGACTACTTGTTTGAAAAAATGATGTCACAGCTATCCTGCCAGGCATGACTAAAGATAGCGAATAACAGTACAGAAAGCACTAAGAACAAGCAAATTTTATTAATCTCTTTGAATCTctataaaaatgtacatattgaTACTTAAACCTACTACCATAGAAAATACTGGAAAACACAATACACATGCAGGCGCCCTGTTAGCTGAGTGATAACATCATTACACGTCAAACAGCCTCTGGAAATTTCCGCTGTATATTCATGagagaatgaaagtgaaaaaggcaaatcatGTCTTTGTACCATAAGGAAATCATTTTGACCTCGGAGACCCCTTGAAAGGATCTTGGAGATGACCCAGACCTGGGGGACCACGATTTGAGAACCAACGTAATCGATTAATTTTTAAGGTCACTTCCCATTTCACAGTACTTCTCCGATGAATGTTTTGTTCTCCTTCGCGGACCACCCTTTGAGACCTAAGGTCTCAAGACAGAGCCCCTAGCCTAGTGGAGCCCAAAGCGAAAAGCCCCGGACGCTCCGTGGGGCCCTCTGCTTAGCTACTGGGAGCCGAACGCGCTCCCCTGAGTCGGCGGAGGACGCGAGATCTAGAAACTAGTCCCAAACCTGCCCCGGGCGCGCCAAGGCGGGGCCAGAACTGGCTGCGGGCGGCCGGGCTCGCCCAGGGCTCAGGGCAGAagcggcggcggcgacggcgaCGGCGACAGCGAGGGGCGGCTCCCCGGAGACGCCTGCCAACTGCCCGCCCGCCGCAGGTGAGCCGGCCCCCGGGAGGAGGAGTGCGGCCAGGTACTTCCAAGGAGCTGCTTCCTCCTTTTCCCACAGCTCCGCGGCCTCCCGGGATCAAGGCTGGGCCTGCGCCGCGCGTCCCCGTGCCGGCCAGGGCGGCGCTCCGCGGACCCCAGGCGCTTCCTCGAGCGTGCGGGCCACTCCGGCCCTGCGGAGAGCAAGGCGAGGGTTTTGGGGGCGCCGAGACGGAGGGTCTGGCGGCCGTAGGGACTACCCAAGCACGGGGCTCCGGCCCGGGAGCTGCTGGAACATGCGCCCGGAGCTGCAGGTGCGGGGCCCGGCGGCTCGGCCCCGACGGGGAATGGGTGACTCGAAGGGGGCCACCTCGGCGGACCGGGTTCGATTCCATCGGAAAGCAGAGGGCGGCCGCGGCGATAGGTGCCCGCTCTGCCGTGGGCAGAGTccggagggtggggtggggaggcgaGGGGTAGGGCGGAGGCGGCATTTGTCCCCGGGCACGCTCTCGGGGCCGCTTTCCGGGTGTGGGTCGGACGCCGGCGACCGAAACCGCGCGCGGGGCGCAGTCGCGCGGTGGCTTTGAGCACAACAGGTAGGTGACTCAGTTCCCACAGGAACTCAAAGTGCTGAGCCGGGGGCTTTTTTGACGTgttttttgttggttggttggttattttgtttgtttcggTTTGTTTGACAGTTGCCAGACTATGTTTACACTCCTGGTGCTACTCAGCCAACTGCGCATAGTTACCTTCGCGTTTCCTCATGGCACAAGAGGTCCAGAGGAGTCTAGGCATGCAGGAGAAGAAGGTAAGCCTGGCTTCCGGCTCCAAGAAAACCCTCCTGGAAGCCCGAGTCGGATTACAGAGCTCAAACCAGAAAGTGCAGTCTTTGAAATTACATGCCCCCATCAATCATAGAAGCACTAAAATGTCCTTTAATTTGTGGTTTATTTGGTAATGTTGTGGTTTGTTATGTTAAGTGCAATTTATACACATTCGTTTCTGTGAGTTACTTTTGGTAAGTATATATTTAAGACCAGGTTGGTGGTTAACTGAATGGAAAACCTATTTCAACTTCTGAAAATCAGTGAGTGCCGTTTTTCTAGATGAAGCTATGTGGTAATTATAATGAGCATAATTCTTCCAGTTCTTCCTGGAAAGATGGACAGGGAGACCAGGATCTAGTCCGGATGTGTTAGgagactctgggcaagttacttaacccctttCAGCTTGTAAAatgatggggggggtggggagtggaatgATCTCTGAGgtccttttttacttttaaatgccTGGTTATCTGGGTAAAGTCAGAAGGTGTGAGAAGATTAGGTTTGGGGCTTGCTAACCTAGAATTCCATACCTTGTGGACTCCAGGTCTTAGACTGATTCCTGCCCATATTTTGAAAGCCTAaccagaaaaaacagaaaagaaaaaaaaattggctttcATTTCTCCCTGCCTAGTCATTGTACTTCCCTACTCAGTGCCAGTGCTTTGGATCTACCTCTCCACACATTCCTGTCCCTTATTCATTCTCATCAGATCCTACTCTCGTTTTCTTTTGGGAAGGATCCGTTACACTAATTCTCCTGGATGACTTATTAATGATTAATACAGCTTAGTGTCTCAAACCTTCtaggagggggtgtgtgtgtgtgtgtgtgtgtgttaagataGGGCAATATCTTAACCTGAAGGAATCAAACACTGACGGCAGAATTCTAGGCAATTGGATAGGCTAGCCAGTGGGATGGGGGACATTTGGAAGGAAATCCTTCTTGGTGCCTCCCAAGTTGCACCATATATGTAAGTCCACTCATATATAAGGTGGATGATCCATACTCAGCAGGACCAGATGCTGATCTCCAGAATGCTTGTgagtgtattcattcattcacacgaTACAGCATAAAAGACAGTCTCAAGGACATCACAAACTATGGAAGGGATTTAGAGATCATACTTGAGTGCAGAAGGCTGGAGATATCTGTGGGAAATGTAAATGAAGAATCCTGTATATTTAAAAAGCTGATTTGTTCAGTTATAACCTCTTTATTAACATatactatgtgccaagccctcTGCTAGGCACTGGAGATGTAGAAATGAAAGACTGTAATCCTGACCGGGAGGACTACTTCATCTAGTGGGAGAGGCAGGGTGTAAACTGATAATCTCCATAAACTCTATGACAGAAGTAAAAACAGAGTTTCAAGAGCAGAGGAAAGAGTAAGTTAGCAGTAACTCTGTCTCCGGAGAGTTGTATGGCACAGAAGCCAGTGCTCTCTATCTGCAAATGAGATATAATAAATGtagatatgaaaaataattaggGAAATAGAGGACCTTCAGCTGCATTCTGATAAAGCCCAAAGGTGGGGTTGAAATGAcctaaaaagaatttatttagaAAGCATGGGGAGacaggggagaggaggaaaacGGAATATCTCAGTTGGTGGGCTTAAAATGGGAGAATGCACAGGCAACTTCCTAGGATGGTCTAAGACAGGAGACATAGAGATGGAAAGACAATCTGAGGAGGCAGATGCAAAAGTGCAAAGGCCAGTACATCCTCCAGCAATGGCCAGAGGGAAAATAGGAACTCTCGCTGGAAGTTCGGGATGCTCCAGGGGCAAGGAAGTTTGCCTCTTTCAATTAAAAGCAAATCCAGGGCTACTTAGAACCCAAATAACAAAGGACAGTATTTCTCCTAAGATCATAAGGGAGGCAGGAAGATGTTTGATAAGGCACTGAAAGTCTAAGGTCAACCACGGACTGATTCAGAACTTTCACACTCAGGGAAGTGGTAAACAGCAGCCCTTCCTGGAGGGCATGTTTTATACATCAGTGAAGACTTTCGTTGGCATAAATATCATTTCaggaacaataaaaatatttatgactcgcttttttattttccttttaagttgAAAGTCCCATTTGGAGGGCGGGGGCATTTTATAACTCAGATAACTGACTTGAATAGGAGACCGACAATGAGAAATTTGGCACTGCTTTTCTAGCCAATAAAATGTAAAGATCTGGGCGTATCTGAGAAGTAGCAATACCGAGGCAGATTTCTAATTCTCCATTCTGAAATTAGATTTCATGTAGTAAGTACAATATAGCTAAGTTAGGCAGGCTCAGAGTTACTTCATCActggtttaatattttaaacctaTGCCAAGCTGAGTAACGGACTATACCTCTGAATTGCTTCAACTGGTAGAATTTAGGTCCAAGAGTTCCTTCCCACTATAGGAAAGtcaagttcattcatttatttttgtaagtaattttttGGGCACCTCTATGTGTCAACATCCCTGCTTTAATGGAATTTTCCTTCTAGCCAGCGGAACAGAGTGGTAACAAGTAAGTAAGTAAAGCATACAGAACAccagatggtgataagtgctatgaagaaaaacaaagtataGTAGGAGATGGGGATTGCCAGAGGTGGGTGAGTGGGGATGGGGTTCAAGGTAACATTGAACAAAATCCTGAAGAAAGTGAGAGAGCAGAGTGAAAGAAGAAAGTTCTATTTAGAGGAAACAGCAAGTTCAAAGGCAGGAGAGAACCAGGCACGTTGGAAACCGGTGTAGCTGTAGGGGACAAGGAGAGCccttagagcagtggtccccaacctttttggcaccagcgaccggtttcgtggaagacaatttttccacggatgttGCCGGGGGATGGTTCAAGCAGTAATgccagtgatggggagcgatggggagcagagcggcagatgaagcttcactcgctggcccgccgctcacctcctgctgtgccgcCCAGATCCTAAGAGGCCTCAGACCGATAGTGGTCCGTGGCCCGGGAGTTGGGGGCCCCTGCCTTAGAGGGCCATTGCAAGAATCCCAATGAGAGATGATGGAGACTTGGAAAATTTTTCATTCTGTCTCCATTAGGTGGTAGTGTAAAATCTAcaagaagacaaagaagaagaaagaacaaaaatattttatcacactGGTCTACCTTTTAGAATATTTCTCAAAACAACTATCACCAATGATCCTATTCTAGCTTCCCCCTTGGTTCAAATAGCTCATATGTGTTATTTCTAACATAGAAATGAATACACTAGAATAGCACTGgccaatagaaataaaatatgaaccacataaaaaattaaaaattttctagagccatattttaaaaagtaaaaaaaaaaggtgaaattaattttaataatgtagttaatttaacctaatatatccaaaatatttaaccCAGTATTTCCAAATATAAGCAATAGAAAACATTGAGAtatgtcatatttttttaaaccatgtctTTGAAGTCCCCTGTgtatttacacttacagcacatctcaattcacactagccacatttcaagtgctcaatagccatatgtggctagtggctactgtattggacaaaTCCAGCTCTGTTAAGATTCAGACCTGCTTGGAAAAGTGATTGATTAGTAGGGAAAATATCTTGGCCAAGGTGTGACTGTTCTCAAAGGCTAAGAATAAATGGCCAACCTGAGGTCACTCTCAAATCAGTATTAGTCTTCCAGACCATGCACTGTCGTCAgtcattttttttggctgcattgggtcttatttttggctgcacgcgggctttctctagttgtggtgagcgggggctactcttcattgcggtgtgcaggattctcattgcagtggtttctcttgttgcacagcctgggctctaggcgcgtgggcttcagtagttgtggtgtgtgggctctagaacacaggctctgtagttgtggcacaggcttagttgctctgcggcacgtgggatcttcccggaccagggatcaaacccatgtcccctgcactggcaggcggattcttaaccactgcgccaccagggaagtccctgtcgtCAGTCTTGATCCATCTTTCAGTTGCCCACTTTAATATATTCTTCCTTTAGTAATGGTTAGCAGTGAGAAATACCAACACTTTTATTAAATTCTTATAAGCATTTGGGGTAGTTCTCAGAGAGTTCTGAATTCCAGTCTCAGTAATATGATCTGGAGCAAGATCACTTCAGCTTTGTGTGACACCAGAACGAGTTTGAAGTTTTCAGGTTTTGAAAATACTGCCTTGGTAGGATACTTTGGTTTTGTGTCAACCTGTGCTTAGCTATGGTGTTTACCATTTACCTTCCCTACATGCGCATGTAGACAGAGTCTTATAAAGCTTTGTAGACACATGTTTAGGGGCTGAGTGGAGGGAGCTAGTCCTTTGGGAGGGACTGAATGGCTTTTAATTAATCTTATAATTAACTTATGATTTTATTAGCttagaagtttaaaaattctTGGTATAAACCTGATAgaacaattttaatataaatgtatgaatttataattttaaaacataaagagaTCTTAGTTATTATTTAGTTCATAttcccattttccaaatgaggaaatggcaacccagggacttccctggaggtccagtggttaagactccatgctcccagtgcagggggcatgggttcgatccctggtcagggaattaagatcccgcatgccacacggtgcagccaaaaaaaaaacaaaaagtgtttCAGGAAATGGCAACCCAGAGATATAAGTGACTTATCCCAGGATATAGCTGATAGCTAAGCCAAATCAAAAAGAAGAGTCTCTGTCTTCTAACTCTTAGTCCAGTACTCTGTCCATTACACCAGACTAATTTTTCTCAGTCAAGATAATAGGAAACCAACGCTTTAGAAATAGAATAGTCTGGCCTGTCATTTATTGGAAAAATAATTGTCTAGAGGGAAAAGTGATactcaaataatttttatttatgctgATAATTTTGGACATAATCTAATCAAGTATGTTCTGGAATTTTGTTAATATCTGTATTTCATATTTAGCAGGAATTATTTTTACTGATGATATTTCTTTTTGTCAGATTTTAAAACCACACAAAGTTTGGTATAATTTAACCACATCAAAAGAACTATATGCTTTTACCATAATTAAAACAGGAATTTTCTGCCTTATTTTTTATCAGTGTTGgaaatctttctatttctttgctagTCTTTACATCAAAAGAAGAAGCAAACTTGTTCATACGTAGACACCTCCTATATAATCGATTTGATTTGGAGCTCTTCACTCCCAGTGACCTAGAAAGAGAATGCAGAGAAGAACTTTGTAATTATGAGGAAGCCAGAGAAATTTTTGTGGATGAAGATAAAACGGTAATTTGGTTGATGATGTTAATTGGCTAGACATCTATTAAATTGTACTTAAGAAAGTGGCACTTTCAGTCAGTAGAGATTATGTGCcttaaataaaattcagattGTATACCTGTTATCTCTTTCTACTTTCTTATATTGTAATTAGCCCATTTAGACTTGGCTTTATACTTAACTGGGCTTATAGTAATTAGCAAATTATCAATTATGTTGTGATTTTCTATGTTTAACATTATGATATTCAAAGACAATCATGAAGCAGAGCGAATTAAACTTCAGGATATTGTTTGAGTTAGTTCTCTGACTCAGGCTTCAATCATTCAAGACTCAgagcaatttttttctattaggaCTTAACCATTTTTGATTACTGTATTTATATTTCAAGTACTTATTGacgacctactatgtgccaagtgctCTGCTAGAGACTGAAGATAAGATATATAGTCCCTGCAATCAGGATTTTATTGCTTGGCAGTAAACTTTTAGAAGTTCTcccttaaaatataattaaatcctATCTGTTAATCCTGAAAAGGTACAAAACAAACAGCCAGCACTGTCCCTGTTATAATCTGGCATATTCTTTAAGAATGACAAGTGACCCAGATTTTTCACTTTTGTAGATTAAATAACCCCAgctccttttccccttcctcaAGAATCCCATTTTACTCTTTGGTCAATAAGAACCTCTTTAGGTATCCTTTAAATGCAGGTGTTACTGAAActtagttcttttttcttccaaaacttTGCCCAGATTCCATTCCCTGCTGTTATCTGCTGCATCTattagagaagggaaaggaagtcTACTCTGCGTTGTAGTTGTGCCTGTCGAAATTCTATTGTTTTTCACAAACCCGTTTTCTAATTTTATCACAGTTCCTTAAAAATGGCTTCCATTCTCTCAAGTAACACAACTTAAACAGTCTCAGGGATGTCtttccaaatcaataaataaCTTTCAATAAAATCTCCTAGGAAACTGAGGGCTCACCtaatgtagaaaaaaatcagactCCTTTTCAAACATGATAATGAGTCCCCTGCTTCAACTTCCACCTCTGCTACTTTCATCGACTCTCTAATGCGATAGTGTCCCCTGATGCCTGAGCGAGGGCTCTGGGCAGGTGAAGGGAGACTATCAGCGCACAGTAGTAGAGAGCTAGCACTGGCAGTAATCCCCTGACCAATTCCAGAGTTGGAAGAAACAGTGGTGGGTGGCAGTACTTTATTAGAGTGAGCCACGCCCTCCAGCATGAATGAACTGGTATCCTACCTGTGGCACATGCCAAGCGTTCACCACCCCTAGTCTAGGTCATTGAGACCAAATGAAATgacaataaagaaattaaataaacttgGAAATTTTACCTTTCTCTTAGATGACATTTTGGCAAGAATATTCAATTAAAGGACCAACCACAAAATCAGGTAAGACAAGAATTGAtcaattttcatgttttttcccACCCTCTATCATAGtacatttttagtttcattgtttGAATTTGGTTGTTGCACAACATACATACCTTGTAAAGCCAAGGAAGATTTCTCAGTTATACACTGGGCTATCTAAGACAGAGAAGGCCACATTCATCTATTTACACACTGAAAATCAAGTTTGGTGAGATAGTAGGGAAATGAGATAATAGGCTTAATGCTATTTTAAACAGTTCAGCTAAGTCAAGACTTGCACAGAATAAAAGTAGGACTCTATTAGTTTCAAatagtaaacttttttttttcttttttaccattaCAAGTGAATGGAATACTTATGCTACTAGGTAAATTAGGATTGTTAGGTAGAATTAAGTAACTCCTAGAGAGGGGAGAGCCTTTATTTTATCTACATTTATCATCTCTAGCTGCTTTTTAgtcaggtttgttttgttttgttttgtttgtgtttgccAGCTCTTTTTACATTCCCCCTAGGTCAGGCCCCAGCTATAGGGAGACTGTATTACATAGCTACACCGGAATTGCTTACTACATTTATCTTAGTAGTTAATACCAAAATGTGTATAGTTGAACAAAGAACATGTTTATCCCACTTAGTCTTGACTTTCATCCatttaatataacatttaaaataaatgaagctagggacttccctggtggtccagtggttaagactccacgcttccaatgcagaggacgcatgtttgatccctggttggggatcctgcatgctgcacagtgtggtcaaaaacttaaaaaaattaaaaataaatgaagtcagAACTAGGGCTTTTAGGAAGTGTATCTAAATTTTTTCTGGTCGTGTCTCTAGCACAGACTTTTAAAAGTAATCAATATTAATTATTAGATGCTTAATAGCATGCTTACACCCAGTGTTGAATTTATTGAAATCATAGGTGGTGCTTTTCAGTTGTTATATTCAtgttattttaatgatttatctTAAGATGATAACAGAGAGAAAATCGATGTTATGGGCCTTCTGACTGGACTAATTGCTGCCggagtatttttggttatttttggaTTACTTGGTTACTATCTTTGTATCACTAAGTGTAACAGGCAACGACATCCAGGGTAAgtaccaaataaaaatatttaattcactATTATACGTTCTATACTGTcatttttaaatggctaaaaaaatggctgccttttttaaaaagtacacttttgattttggaataattttagatataCAGGAAAGTTACAAAGATAGCACAGAGAGTTCCCTTATATCCTTCACCCAGCTCCCTCGTTGCTAACATCTTATGTTACCATAGTACATTTGTAAAACTAACAAACCAACAttggtacattactattaactgaGTTCCAGCACATTAGTAAAGCTTCATAAAGGCCATAATTGTTTGCATAATAGAATCTCAGCATCCTTATTAGAATAAAAAGTTATTATCTTCTCTATTATCTGTAAGTATAGATGAGAAAGTGTAGAACTAACCTTATTCAACAAAAAGTACCACATGCGAAACAGGCTATCGAAATTAATGCTTATATATCCCTATGTACACTTTCAAATTCTATGAAGAAGCTAATGATGGTAACCAGGT from Eubalaena glacialis isolate mEubGla1 chromosome 10, mEubGla1.1.hap2.+ XY, whole genome shotgun sequence harbors:
- the PRRG4 gene encoding transmembrane gamma-carboxyglutamic acid protein 4, with the protein product MFTLLVLLSQLRIVTFAFPHGTRGPEESRHAGEEVFTSKEEANLFIRRHLLYNRFDLELFTPSDLERECREELCNYEEAREIFVDEDKTMTFWQEYSIKGPTTKSDDNREKIDVMGLLTGLIAAGVFLVIFGLLGYYLCITKCNRQRHPGSSATYARRGRHTPSIIFRRPEEAVLSPLPPSVEDTGLPSYEQAMALTRKHNVSPPPPYPGPAKGFRVFKKSMSLPSH